In the Parus major isolate Abel chromosome 4A, Parus_major1.1, whole genome shotgun sequence genome, one interval contains:
- the LOC107203740 gene encoding HEPACAM family member 2-like isoform X1, with amino-acid sequence MFPVPFLLLLLPLLLGPGSAAAAPAVTARTLAPCFSADLRPAVGSLVSAVGCSVLLTAPVQRGSGTVLWEYRVGSEEGVILSYAFPQPPSVSPLYEHRATFNESTLSLQVLLQQGDDGSFYRLRTQEETTAWFHLHVLEPLSPPRIEGSSLVKAGGNTKLVCHVLDGKADAFWWKKNGEPLPESDRIQLVRNTTLYILRVSISDSGYYTCAVRNAVSHNETSFLLKVHHSANVVLPVVLACVIIGMLAGVFVWWQRKEDSCDSCW; translated from the exons ATGTTCCCcgtccccttcctcctcctcctcctccccctcctcctcgGCCCCGGCAGTGCGGCGGCCGCCCCGGCGGTCACAG CCCGCACGCTCGCTCCCTGCTTCTCGGCCGACCTGCGCCCGGCCGTGGGGAGCCTGGTGTCGGCCGTGGGCTGCAGCGTGCTGCTGACGGCGCCCGTGCAGCGCGGCAGCGGCACCGTGCTCTGGGAGTACCGGGTGGGCTCGGAGGAGGGGGTCATCCTCAGCTATGCCTTCCCTCAGCCCCCCAGCGTGTCCCCGCTCTACGAGCACCGCGCCACCTTCAACGAGTCCACGCTGTCGCTGCAGGTGTTGCTGCAGCAGGGGGACGACGGCAGCTTCTACCGCCTCAGGACCCAGGAGGAGACCACGGCCTGGTTCCATCTGCACGTCCTGG AGCCGCTGTCCCCACCGAGAATCGAGGGCAGCTCCTTGGTGAAGGCAGGAGGCAACACCAAACTGGTTTGCCACGTGCTGGATGGGAAGGCTGACGCCTTCTGGTGGAAGAAGAACGGGGAGCCGCTCCCGGAAAGTGATCGAATCCAGCTGGTGAGGAACACCACGCTCTACATCCTGCGGGTGTCCATCAGCGACAGCGGCTACTACACGTGCGCGGTGAGGAACGCCGTGAGCCACAACGAGACCTCCTTCCTGCTCAAAGTCCACC ACTCTGCCAACGTGGTGCTGCCTGTGGTCCTGGCCTGTGTCATCATTGGCATGCTCGCAG GTGTCTTTGTCTGGTGGCAGAGAAAGGAGGACTCATGTGACAGCTGTTG GTag
- the LOC107203740 gene encoding carcinoembryonic antigen-related cell adhesion molecule 6-like isoform X2: MFPVPFLLLLLPLLLGPGSAAAAPAVTARTLAPCFSADLRPAVGSLVSAVGCSVLLTAPVQRGSGTVLWEYRVLLQQGDDGSFYRLRTQEETTAWFHLHVLEPLSPPRIEGSSLVKAGGNTKLVCHVLDGKADAFWWKKNGEPLPESDRIQLVRNTTLYILRVSISDSGYYTCAVRNAVSHNETSFLLKVHHSANVVLPVVLACVIIGMLAGVFVWWQRKEDSCDSCW, encoded by the exons ATGTTCCCcgtccccttcctcctcctcctcctccccctcctcctcgGCCCCGGCAGTGCGGCGGCCGCCCCGGCGGTCACAG CCCGCACGCTCGCTCCCTGCTTCTCGGCCGACCTGCGCCCGGCCGTGGGGAGCCTGGTGTCGGCCGTGGGCTGCAGCGTGCTGCTGACGGCGCCCGTGCAGCGCGGCAGCGGCACCGTGCTCTGGGAGTACCGG GTGTTGCTGCAGCAGGGGGACGACGGCAGCTTCTACCGCCTCAGGACCCAGGAGGAGACCACGGCCTGGTTCCATCTGCACGTCCTGG AGCCGCTGTCCCCACCGAGAATCGAGGGCAGCTCCTTGGTGAAGGCAGGAGGCAACACCAAACTGGTTTGCCACGTGCTGGATGGGAAGGCTGACGCCTTCTGGTGGAAGAAGAACGGGGAGCCGCTCCCGGAAAGTGATCGAATCCAGCTGGTGAGGAACACCACGCTCTACATCCTGCGGGTGTCCATCAGCGACAGCGGCTACTACACGTGCGCGGTGAGGAACGCCGTGAGCCACAACGAGACCTCCTTCCTGCTCAAAGTCCACC ACTCTGCCAACGTGGTGCTGCCTGTGGTCCTGGCCTGTGTCATCATTGGCATGCTCGCAG GTGTCTTTGTCTGGTGGCAGAGAAAGGAGGACTCATGTGACAGCTGTTG GTag
- the LOC109022625 gene encoding hemicentin-2-like isoform X4, with protein sequence MMLCRPPELPGITWMLLAGLFPPARGVTGPVHRAAAVGSSVLLPGLGNNTRSNSTLWEFLSGTGPRSILQHPGGAPGPAIHPPHTQRALPHPSDGSLLLENVQESDSGTYRVTGGAGGGDSLEIQLEVLQPVSLPRLWSSSLLARAPGQLVCEVAEGRVDSITWRKDGQPLSPGRAPRLSGSRSVLHLSPATRSDCGSYSCNASNGISWQETSLKVTIEGLSHRLKLTLRIAVVAVVFAVISAWGLIIPVCQSEKLRIRGELWRWLSCYTCGLVCIACVLDGTAGILWMWEEGPSVAVILPEITLSYLTVVTFLVATTVIFQPTDFSHLKSKKAQRTMGYAAPGAVVAVVLSSAFLIRSSYLRHEEGCSEFLDVTVLVASTAAVSALPLLAIGLCYLSFADHKTQGRSKDSDVCWMDRAGSFEMSQPGTKDTAPS encoded by the exons ATGATGCTGTGCCGACCCCCGGAGCTGCCGGGCATCACCTGGATGCTGCTCGCAG GGCTGTTCCCTCCGGCTCGGGGAGTGACAGGACCCGTCCACAGAGCGGCTGCCGTGGGATCCTCGGTGCTGCTCCCCGGCCTGGGTAACAACACCCGCAGCAATTCCAccctctgggaattcctgagCGGCACCGGCCCCCGGAGCATCCTGCAGCACCCCGGAggagcccccggccccgccaTCCACCCTCCCCACACACAGCGAGCCCTTCCCCACCCATCCGATggatctctgctgctggagaacGTCCAGGAGAGCGACAGTGGCACCTACAGAGTGACCGGCGGTGCgggaggaggggacagcctGGAAATCCAGCTGGAAGTGCTCC AGCCCGTGTCCCTCCCCcggctctggagcagctccctcctggccCGGGCCCCTGGGCAGCTCGTCTGTGAGGTGGCAGAGGGCAGAGTGGACAGCATCACCTGGAGGAAGGATGGGCAGCCCCTTTCCCCCGGCAGAGCTCCCCGGCTGTCCGGGAGCCGCAGCGTTCTGCACCTGAGCCCGGCCACGAGATCCGACTGCGGCTCCTATTCCTGCAACGCCAGCAACGGGATCAGCTGGCAAGAAACCTCCCTGAAGGTCACCATCGAAG GTCTCTCCCATCGCCTGAAGCTCACCCTGAGGATTGCAGTGGTCGCCGTGGTCTTCGCTGTCATCTCGGCCTGGGGATTGATTATCCCCGTCTGCCAGTCTGAAAAGCTCAGAATAA GGGGGGAGCTCTGGAGGTGGCTCAGCTGCTACACCTGCGGGCTGGTGTGCATCGCCTGCGTCCTGGATGGCACCGCCGGCATCCTCTGGATGTGGGAGGAAG GCCCTTCTGTGGCTGTCATACTGCCTGAGATCACCCTGAGCTACCTCACCGTCGTCACCTTCCTGGTGGCCACCACCGTGATTTTCCAGCCCACTGATTTCAGCCATCTGAAGAGCAAAAAAG CACAGCGCACCATGGGCTACGCCGCGCCGGGAGCCGTGGTGGCCGTGGTGCTGAGCAGTGCCTTCCTCATCAGGAGCTCCTACCTCCGCCACG AAGAAGGATGCTCAGAGTTCCTGGATGTCACTGTCCTGGTGGCCAGCACGGCGGCCGTGTCAGCCCTGCCGCTCCTCGCCATCGGCCTCTGCT ATTTGTCTTTTGCAGATCACAAAacccagggcaggagcaaggACAGCGATGTCTGTTGGATGGACAGAGCTGG ctcctttgAGATGTCTCAGCCAGGCACCAAGGacactgctcccagctga
- the LOC109022625 gene encoding hemicentin-2-like isoform X2 — protein sequence MMLCRPPELPGITWMLLAGDTFPGAICAIPSPVLAPGLFPPARGVTGPVHRAAAVGSSVLLPGLGNNTRSNSTLWEFLSGTGPRSILQHPGGAPGPAIHPPHTQRALPHPSDGSLLLENVQESDSGTYRVTGGAGGGDSLEIQLEVLQPVSLPRLWSSSLLARAPGQLVCEVAEGRVDSITWRKDGQPLSPGRAPRLSGSRSVLHLSPATRSDCGSYSCNASNGISWQETSLKVTIEGLSHRLKLTLRIAVVAVVFAVISAWGLIIPVCQSEKLRIRGELWRWLSCYTCGLVCIACVLDGTAGILWMWEEGPSVAVILPEITLSYLTVVTFLVATTVIFQPTDFSHLKSKKAQRTMGYAAPGAVVAVVLSSAFLIRSSYLRHEEGCSEFLDVTVLVASTAAVSALPLLAIGLCYHKTQGRSKDSDVCWMDRAGSFEMSQPGTKDTAPS from the exons ATGATGCTGTGCCGACCCCCGGAGCTGCCGGGCATCACCTGGATGCTGCTCGCAG GGGACACTTTCCCAGGAGCGATTTgtgccatccccagccctgtcctcgCTCCAGGGCTGTTCCCTCCGGCTCGGGGAGTGACAGGACCCGTCCACAGAGCGGCTGCCGTGGGATCCTCGGTGCTGCTCCCCGGCCTGGGTAACAACACCCGCAGCAATTCCAccctctgggaattcctgagCGGCACCGGCCCCCGGAGCATCCTGCAGCACCCCGGAggagcccccggccccgccaTCCACCCTCCCCACACACAGCGAGCCCTTCCCCACCCATCCGATggatctctgctgctggagaacGTCCAGGAGAGCGACAGTGGCACCTACAGAGTGACCGGCGGTGCgggaggaggggacagcctGGAAATCCAGCTGGAAGTGCTCC AGCCCGTGTCCCTCCCCcggctctggagcagctccctcctggccCGGGCCCCTGGGCAGCTCGTCTGTGAGGTGGCAGAGGGCAGAGTGGACAGCATCACCTGGAGGAAGGATGGGCAGCCCCTTTCCCCCGGCAGAGCTCCCCGGCTGTCCGGGAGCCGCAGCGTTCTGCACCTGAGCCCGGCCACGAGATCCGACTGCGGCTCCTATTCCTGCAACGCCAGCAACGGGATCAGCTGGCAAGAAACCTCCCTGAAGGTCACCATCGAAG GTCTCTCCCATCGCCTGAAGCTCACCCTGAGGATTGCAGTGGTCGCCGTGGTCTTCGCTGTCATCTCGGCCTGGGGATTGATTATCCCCGTCTGCCAGTCTGAAAAGCTCAGAATAA GGGGGGAGCTCTGGAGGTGGCTCAGCTGCTACACCTGCGGGCTGGTGTGCATCGCCTGCGTCCTGGATGGCACCGCCGGCATCCTCTGGATGTGGGAGGAAG GCCCTTCTGTGGCTGTCATACTGCCTGAGATCACCCTGAGCTACCTCACCGTCGTCACCTTCCTGGTGGCCACCACCGTGATTTTCCAGCCCACTGATTTCAGCCATCTGAAGAGCAAAAAAG CACAGCGCACCATGGGCTACGCCGCGCCGGGAGCCGTGGTGGCCGTGGTGCTGAGCAGTGCCTTCCTCATCAGGAGCTCCTACCTCCGCCACG AAGAAGGATGCTCAGAGTTCCTGGATGTCACTGTCCTGGTGGCCAGCACGGCGGCCGTGTCAGCCCTGCCGCTCCTCGCCATCGGCCTCTGCT ATCACAAAacccagggcaggagcaaggACAGCGATGTCTGTTGGATGGACAGAGCTGG ctcctttgAGATGTCTCAGCCAGGCACCAAGGacactgctcccagctga
- the LOC109022625 gene encoding hemicentin-2-like isoform X1 gives MMLCRPPELPGITWMLLAGDTFPGAICAIPSPVLAPGLFPPARGVTGPVHRAAAVGSSVLLPGLGNNTRSNSTLWEFLSGTGPRSILQHPGGAPGPAIHPPHTQRALPHPSDGSLLLENVQESDSGTYRVTGGAGGGDSLEIQLEVLQPVSLPRLWSSSLLARAPGQLVCEVAEGRVDSITWRKDGQPLSPGRAPRLSGSRSVLHLSPATRSDCGSYSCNASNGISWQETSLKVTIEGLSHRLKLTLRIAVVAVVFAVISAWGLIIPVCQSEKLRIRGELWRWLSCYTCGLVCIACVLDGTAGILWMWEEGPSVAVILPEITLSYLTVVTFLVATTVIFQPTDFSHLKSKKAQRTMGYAAPGAVVAVVLSSAFLIRSSYLRHEEGCSEFLDVTVLVASTAAVSALPLLAIGLCYLSFADHKTQGRSKDSDVCWMDRAGSFEMSQPGTKDTAPS, from the exons ATGATGCTGTGCCGACCCCCGGAGCTGCCGGGCATCACCTGGATGCTGCTCGCAG GGGACACTTTCCCAGGAGCGATTTgtgccatccccagccctgtcctcgCTCCAGGGCTGTTCCCTCCGGCTCGGGGAGTGACAGGACCCGTCCACAGAGCGGCTGCCGTGGGATCCTCGGTGCTGCTCCCCGGCCTGGGTAACAACACCCGCAGCAATTCCAccctctgggaattcctgagCGGCACCGGCCCCCGGAGCATCCTGCAGCACCCCGGAggagcccccggccccgccaTCCACCCTCCCCACACACAGCGAGCCCTTCCCCACCCATCCGATggatctctgctgctggagaacGTCCAGGAGAGCGACAGTGGCACCTACAGAGTGACCGGCGGTGCgggaggaggggacagcctGGAAATCCAGCTGGAAGTGCTCC AGCCCGTGTCCCTCCCCcggctctggagcagctccctcctggccCGGGCCCCTGGGCAGCTCGTCTGTGAGGTGGCAGAGGGCAGAGTGGACAGCATCACCTGGAGGAAGGATGGGCAGCCCCTTTCCCCCGGCAGAGCTCCCCGGCTGTCCGGGAGCCGCAGCGTTCTGCACCTGAGCCCGGCCACGAGATCCGACTGCGGCTCCTATTCCTGCAACGCCAGCAACGGGATCAGCTGGCAAGAAACCTCCCTGAAGGTCACCATCGAAG GTCTCTCCCATCGCCTGAAGCTCACCCTGAGGATTGCAGTGGTCGCCGTGGTCTTCGCTGTCATCTCGGCCTGGGGATTGATTATCCCCGTCTGCCAGTCTGAAAAGCTCAGAATAA GGGGGGAGCTCTGGAGGTGGCTCAGCTGCTACACCTGCGGGCTGGTGTGCATCGCCTGCGTCCTGGATGGCACCGCCGGCATCCTCTGGATGTGGGAGGAAG GCCCTTCTGTGGCTGTCATACTGCCTGAGATCACCCTGAGCTACCTCACCGTCGTCACCTTCCTGGTGGCCACCACCGTGATTTTCCAGCCCACTGATTTCAGCCATCTGAAGAGCAAAAAAG CACAGCGCACCATGGGCTACGCCGCGCCGGGAGCCGTGGTGGCCGTGGTGCTGAGCAGTGCCTTCCTCATCAGGAGCTCCTACCTCCGCCACG AAGAAGGATGCTCAGAGTTCCTGGATGTCACTGTCCTGGTGGCCAGCACGGCGGCCGTGTCAGCCCTGCCGCTCCTCGCCATCGGCCTCTGCT ATTTGTCTTTTGCAGATCACAAAacccagggcaggagcaaggACAGCGATGTCTGTTGGATGGACAGAGCTGG ctcctttgAGATGTCTCAGCCAGGCACCAAGGacactgctcccagctga
- the LOC109022625 gene encoding hemicentin-2-like isoform X3 yields the protein MMLCRPPELPGITWMLLAGDTFPGAICAIPSPVLAPGLFPPARGVTGPVHRAAAVGSSVLLPGLGNNTRSNSTLWEFLSGTGPRSILQHPGGAPGPAIHPPHTQRALPHPSDGSLLLENVQESDSGTYRVTGGAGGGDSLEIQLEVLQPVSLPRLWSSSLLARAPGQLVCEVAEGRVDSITWRKDGQPLSPGRAPRLSGSRSVLHLSPATRSDCGSYSCNASNGISWQETSLKVTIEGLSHRLKLTLRIAVVAVVFAVISAWGLIIPVCQSEKLRIRGELWRWLSCYTCGLVCIACVLDGTAGILWMWEEGPSVAVILPEITLSYLTVVTFLVATTVIFQPTDFSHLKSKKAHHGLRRAGSRGGRGAEQCLPHQELLPPPRRRMLRVPGCHCPGGQHGGRVSPAAPRHRPLLFVFCRSQNPGQEQGQRCLLDGQSWLL from the exons ATGATGCTGTGCCGACCCCCGGAGCTGCCGGGCATCACCTGGATGCTGCTCGCAG GGGACACTTTCCCAGGAGCGATTTgtgccatccccagccctgtcctcgCTCCAGGGCTGTTCCCTCCGGCTCGGGGAGTGACAGGACCCGTCCACAGAGCGGCTGCCGTGGGATCCTCGGTGCTGCTCCCCGGCCTGGGTAACAACACCCGCAGCAATTCCAccctctgggaattcctgagCGGCACCGGCCCCCGGAGCATCCTGCAGCACCCCGGAggagcccccggccccgccaTCCACCCTCCCCACACACAGCGAGCCCTTCCCCACCCATCCGATggatctctgctgctggagaacGTCCAGGAGAGCGACAGTGGCACCTACAGAGTGACCGGCGGTGCgggaggaggggacagcctGGAAATCCAGCTGGAAGTGCTCC AGCCCGTGTCCCTCCCCcggctctggagcagctccctcctggccCGGGCCCCTGGGCAGCTCGTCTGTGAGGTGGCAGAGGGCAGAGTGGACAGCATCACCTGGAGGAAGGATGGGCAGCCCCTTTCCCCCGGCAGAGCTCCCCGGCTGTCCGGGAGCCGCAGCGTTCTGCACCTGAGCCCGGCCACGAGATCCGACTGCGGCTCCTATTCCTGCAACGCCAGCAACGGGATCAGCTGGCAAGAAACCTCCCTGAAGGTCACCATCGAAG GTCTCTCCCATCGCCTGAAGCTCACCCTGAGGATTGCAGTGGTCGCCGTGGTCTTCGCTGTCATCTCGGCCTGGGGATTGATTATCCCCGTCTGCCAGTCTGAAAAGCTCAGAATAA GGGGGGAGCTCTGGAGGTGGCTCAGCTGCTACACCTGCGGGCTGGTGTGCATCGCCTGCGTCCTGGATGGCACCGCCGGCATCCTCTGGATGTGGGAGGAAG GCCCTTCTGTGGCTGTCATACTGCCTGAGATCACCCTGAGCTACCTCACCGTCGTCACCTTCCTGGTGGCCACCACCGTGATTTTCCAGCCCACTGATTTCAGCCATCTGAAGAGCAAAAAAG CGCACCATGGGCTACGCCGCGCCGGGAGCCGTGGTGGCCGTGGTGCTGAGCAGTGCCTTCCTCATCAGGAGCTCCTACCTCCGCCACG AAGAAGGATGCTCAGAGTTCCTGGATGTCACTGTCCTGGTGGCCAGCACGGCGGCCGTGTCAGCCCTGCCGCTCCTCGCCATCGGCCTCTGCT ATTTGTCTTTTGCAGATCACAAAacccagggcaggagcaaggACAGCGATGTCTGTTGGATGGACAGAGCTGG ctcctttgA
- the LOC109022625 gene encoding hemicentin-2-like isoform X5: MMLCRPPELPGITWMLLAGDTFPGAICAIPSPVLAPGLFPPARGVTGPVHRAAAVGSSVLLPGLGNNTRSNSTLWEFLSGTGPRSILQHPGGAPGPAIHPPHTQRALPHPSDGSLLLENVQESDSGTYRVTGGAGGGDSLEIQLEVLQPVSLPRLWSSSLLARAPGQLVCEVAEGRVDSITWRKDGQPLSPGRAPRLSGSRSVLHLSPATRSDCGSYSCNASNGISWQETSLKVTIEGLSHRLKLTLRIAVVAVVFAVISAWGLIIPVCQSEKLRIRGELWRWLSCYTCGLVCIACVLDGTAGILWMWEEGPSVAVILPEITLSYLTVVTFLVATTVIFQPTDFSHLKSKKAHHGLRRAGSRGGRGAEQCLPHQELLPPPRRRMLRVPGCHCPGGQHGGRVSPAAPRHRPLLSQNPGQEQGQRCLLDGQSWLL, translated from the exons ATGATGCTGTGCCGACCCCCGGAGCTGCCGGGCATCACCTGGATGCTGCTCGCAG GGGACACTTTCCCAGGAGCGATTTgtgccatccccagccctgtcctcgCTCCAGGGCTGTTCCCTCCGGCTCGGGGAGTGACAGGACCCGTCCACAGAGCGGCTGCCGTGGGATCCTCGGTGCTGCTCCCCGGCCTGGGTAACAACACCCGCAGCAATTCCAccctctgggaattcctgagCGGCACCGGCCCCCGGAGCATCCTGCAGCACCCCGGAggagcccccggccccgccaTCCACCCTCCCCACACACAGCGAGCCCTTCCCCACCCATCCGATggatctctgctgctggagaacGTCCAGGAGAGCGACAGTGGCACCTACAGAGTGACCGGCGGTGCgggaggaggggacagcctGGAAATCCAGCTGGAAGTGCTCC AGCCCGTGTCCCTCCCCcggctctggagcagctccctcctggccCGGGCCCCTGGGCAGCTCGTCTGTGAGGTGGCAGAGGGCAGAGTGGACAGCATCACCTGGAGGAAGGATGGGCAGCCCCTTTCCCCCGGCAGAGCTCCCCGGCTGTCCGGGAGCCGCAGCGTTCTGCACCTGAGCCCGGCCACGAGATCCGACTGCGGCTCCTATTCCTGCAACGCCAGCAACGGGATCAGCTGGCAAGAAACCTCCCTGAAGGTCACCATCGAAG GTCTCTCCCATCGCCTGAAGCTCACCCTGAGGATTGCAGTGGTCGCCGTGGTCTTCGCTGTCATCTCGGCCTGGGGATTGATTATCCCCGTCTGCCAGTCTGAAAAGCTCAGAATAA GGGGGGAGCTCTGGAGGTGGCTCAGCTGCTACACCTGCGGGCTGGTGTGCATCGCCTGCGTCCTGGATGGCACCGCCGGCATCCTCTGGATGTGGGAGGAAG GCCCTTCTGTGGCTGTCATACTGCCTGAGATCACCCTGAGCTACCTCACCGTCGTCACCTTCCTGGTGGCCACCACCGTGATTTTCCAGCCCACTGATTTCAGCCATCTGAAGAGCAAAAAAG CGCACCATGGGCTACGCCGCGCCGGGAGCCGTGGTGGCCGTGGTGCTGAGCAGTGCCTTCCTCATCAGGAGCTCCTACCTCCGCCACG AAGAAGGATGCTCAGAGTTCCTGGATGTCACTGTCCTGGTGGCCAGCACGGCGGCCGTGTCAGCCCTGCCGCTCCTCGCCATCGGCCTCTGCT ATCACAAAacccagggcaggagcaaggACAGCGATGTCTGTTGGATGGACAGAGCTGG ctcctttgA